DNA sequence from the Suttonella indologenes genome:
GAATAGCCGCGCGTGTAATTCGACACGGTGGTCACGCTGGAAAAGGGAATGAGATGATAAACGCCCTGCGAATCGCGCAGGGACACGGAACGGATGGAGATTTTTTCCGCCGTGCCGGAGATATTATTGACCATGATGAAATCGCCGGCGTTCATGGCGTTTTCGATTTGGATAAAGATGCCGGTAATCACGTCTTTAACCAAGGTCTGCGCACCAAAGCCCACCGCCAGACCCAAGACCCCCGCACCGGCAATCAAAGGTCCGATATTGATGCCGATTTGCGATAAGACCATCATCAGGCTAATCGCAAAAAAGAACAAAGCCAAGGCATTGCGCAGCAGCGACAAGAGGGTTTGCTCACGAGCCGAAGGCGCGCCGCGCCCCGTATTCGGGCTGAGGCGGTGTTCGATAAAGGCGGAACAGACAATCCACAGCAGCAGCATGAATAATAAAATCAAGACCACACCCAGCCATTTGTCCACAAAAACCCGCCCCGCATCAGAGGCCAACCAAGCATCGAAGGCAATCAAATTCCATGCGCCCAATACGCTCAGCACAGCCACCGCAAAGACCACCGTCCGCGCAATCCGCAAAATCAGCGGCACAAAGGCATTTATCTGCCGCTCAATGCCCGGCAAACTGCGCTGAATATGCTGCGGCAAGCGAATGCCGCGCTTCATGTAAATCGTCATTAAATTGGCAATCAAGCCGCAGCCGCCGACAATCAGCAGGGTTTTCAGCGTGCCTTGCAGCACAAAGGGCAGAGATTTTTCCGCACGCAGCAGCGTCACCACCAAAAGCATCACAAAATATGCCACCGCCAACCAATGCCAGAGATAAGCCAAAAGGCGGATTAAGAAAGCCGTAATCGGAAATTCTACTTGCTCGCTTGTTTTGAGCAACTCGGCGCGTACGCTTTTACGCCGCGAAATCACTACCCAGACGCCGTATAAAAACGCGGCAATCGCGATGATGGTAGAAGAAAGTTGGGCGAGATTGTAGCTCAAATGCGCTTCAATCAATGGAATGCCGACCAAATAGCCATAGCCTAGCAAATTCAGCAGGGTTGCAATCCAGTGATACCAAAAACGCACCGTTTGATTTTCCGCCGACAGCAAACGCAGTCCGGCAAAACGGTGCGTAAAGATCACGCGGATGCCGATTTTCAGCAATTCGATAATCACAAAAGCATTCATAAACAAAGCCGCCTGTATCGACAAACGCCCCGTTTCGCCCACCGCATACAAAGCAATCGCATTGCCCGCTGCATAAGTGATTAAGAGCAGCAAACCGTCGCCCAAGATAATCGCACCGATCGCGAGCAATTTGCGCACCAAGAGCTGCGACCATTCGCTGCGCAAAGCCCAGTCATTGAGCTTTCGCCGCAAGCCCCGCGTCAGATTACGTAAACCATGGTAAATGCACAGCACCGAAACAATCACAATCCCCACATTGCGCAAAGCCGCGCTGAAAGCTGACCAATCCAAATTGCTCAAACGATAATCGCGTCCGCTGAAAATATCGCGAAAACCCTCCCAGCTGCGCTTGACGCGGGCGCCCATTTGTCCGGCCAGTTCGCCCGTGTAATCGGCAATGCGGCTGGGCAGACTCGCCGCCTTGCTCAAAGCCGCACGCGTGTTTTCGGTCACTTTAACCAAGGCTTCGGCTTCGGCAGTAGCCGCCTCGCTGCTTTGTTCTTCCGCGCTTTGTTCGGCATCTGTCGAGGGTGTCGGTTCCGCTTTGCCGCTTTTCGGCTCATTTTCCGCCGTTTGCGCAACATCCTCTGTCTGTATCTCTTCTTTAGCAACCGCCCTTAATTGCTTGATTAATTCCTCGCGCTGCTGAGGATTTTCCAAGACATTCGCCAATACAGACAGGGCTTCTTTATTGTCAGCGGCGGCGCTTTGCGCCCAAGCGGGATTGAGCATGAATAAGGAGAGTGCGCAAAGGCAAAAAGCGGTAATAAATCGCATAAGAATAAAAGGTTTCTGAAAAGATGAGCAGTATAACAAACCCGCAGACATAAAAAAACGCGCCGAAGCGCGTTTTTGCCGAGAGATTAGAGTTTAATCCTAACTGCGCCCTGCGGCACGGCGGTTTCAGCGGCAGAGGGCTGCTGCGTCTGCACCGGTATTGCGCTTTGCTCCATCGGCGCAAGCGATTGAACGGGGTCGATAATCGGCGCAGCGCTCTCGCCTTCGGCGACCGGCATTTGTACGCCGTATTCCTGCAAGCCGCCGCCCATGGCGGTATATAAATTCACCATGTTTTGCAGCAGACTGAGTTGCACTGCCAAGAGTCCCTGTTGGGCGGTGAAATTGGTGCGTTCGGCATCAATCAAGGTCAGTCCGTCGGTGACGCCCGCTTCAAAACGCATTTTTTCCAAGCGCAGCACTTCATTTTGCGCTTTGACCGCACGTTGGGTGGCGGCAAATTGCTTGGCGTAGGATTCGCGCGCCACCAAAGTATCGGCGACTTCTTGGAATGCCGTTTTCACGGCGGATTGATAGCTTTCCACCGCCATTTGCTGACTGATTTCGCTGATGCGTACATTGGCATTGAGTTGCCCGCGGTTAAAAATCGGCAGACTGATCGCCGGTCCGATGCTCCACACGCTGTTAGGACCTTGCAGCAGCTGATTGAGTTCCGCAGAGGCGTAGCCGGCACTGCCTGTGAGGCTGATGACGGGGAATAATGCCGCGCGCGCCGCACCGATATTGGCATTGGCGGCTTTGAGGGCGAATTCGGCTTGGCGTACATCGGGGCGTTGCTGTAAGACGGCGGACGGGATGCCTGCCGGCATTTGCACGGCGGCAAATTGCGCCGACAAATCATTGGCTGCCGGCAATTGCAGGCGTTCCAAAGGCTGGGCGACTAGCAGACTTAAGGCATTGAGGGCTTGCTGATAGTTGCGCTGGTAGCCGTAGTAGTCGGCGCGCGCGCTTTCAATCGCGTTTTCATAGCTGTGCAGGGTCACGCCTGTAATCAAGCCGACGTCAAATTGCATTTTGGCGAGTTTGGCGGTTTCTTCGCGCGCCGCCAATACTTGCTCCGACAAGTCCATCAAGGCTTTGCTGATGCGCGCGCCGTAATAGGCTTGCGCCACGGCTTTGATGATGGACAATTGCGCCGCATCGCGGGCTTCCCGAGTTTGCGAATATTGCTGCAAGGCGGCTTCCGACAGAGCGCGAACGCGTCCGAAGAAATCCAGCTCAAAGCTGTTAATGCCGATGCCGGCACGGAAGCTGTCGGCATAGACTTCTTGTCCTGTCGGTGATGCGCCCGAACCTGTGCGGCTGCGGTTGGCATTGCCGCTGATGCCGACCACCGGCAGGCGGTTGGCTTCGGCGATGCCGTATTGTTCCGCCGCCAATTGCACGTTCAAGGCGGCTTTGCGCAAATCATGGTTTTGTGCCAAAGCGGTTTCGATTAAAGATTGCAATTGCGCGTCTTGGAAGAATTCGCGCCAGCCTAGGGCCTGCACGTTTTCTCCGCCATGTTCTTCAATCGACAGTTGCATCCAAGCCGAAGCCAGATCGACTTCGGGCTGTTCATAGGCGGGAATAAATGAGCAGGCGCTCAGAAAGACCGCCAGAGGCAGGGTTTTTAATAAGCTGTTCATGCTGTTTGTCCTTTGTTTACATCAAGCGCCGCTTTGACATATTTGTCTTTCACATCATGACCGCCGCCAAAGACTTTGCGCACCACTACATAATAAATCGGCACGAGGAAGACGGCGAGAACGGTGCCGATCAACATACCCCATAATACGCTCGTACCGATGGCGCGTTGGCTGGCGGAGCTGGCGCCGCTGGCGAAATACAGCGGCACGACGCCGGCAATAAAGGCGAAAGAGGTCATGATAATCGGGCGGAAACGCAACGCCGCTGCCGACATCGCCGCGCGAACTTTGGTCATACCCTGCAATTGCAAGTCTTTGGCGAACTCGATAATCAGAATCGCATTTTTCGCTGACAGTCCCATCACGGTAATCATGCCGATTTTGAAATAAATGTCGTTTTCATAGCCGCGAAAGTAGTTACCCACCGCCACACCTAAAATCCCCAAGGGAATCACGAGCAATACCGCAAAAGGCACCGACCAACTTTCATACAATGCCGCCAAGCAGAGGAAGACCGCCAGCGCCGAGAAGGCGTAGATAAAAAGCTCGGAATTACCCGCGCGCACTTCTTCTAAAGACTGCCCCGTCCATTCCACAGCAAAGCCGGGCGGCAATTTCTGCGCCAAGGCTAGGACTTCCGCCATCGCCTCGCCCGTCGATTTGCCGGGAGCGGCACCGCCTTCAATCGCCATGGCGCTGAAGCCGTTATAGCGGGTCATTTGCTCGGCGGCGGTAATCCAATGCAAGCTGGCGACGCTGGACAGCGGCACGAGTTTGCCGGTGCTGCTCGGCACGGTAAGCGCCAAAATATCTTCCGGCTGCATCCGCGATTTGGCTTGCGCCATCACATAGACGCGCTGCATACGTCCCTGATTCGGGAAGTCATTCACATAATTCGAGCCGAGCGCATTGCCCAAGGTGCTGGCAATGGCAGAGAGCGGCACGCCTTGTGCGAAAGCGGCGTCGCGGTCAATATCGATGCGCAATTGCGGCGCATCCGCCAAACCGCTGGGACGCACGCCCGTCAAAACTTCGCTTTGCACCGCCATGCCCAGCATTTGATTGCGCGCGGCAAGCAGAGCGGCATGTCCTTGGTTGTTGCGATCCTGCAAATACATGCTAAAACCTGAAGACACGCCCAGGCTCGGAATCGCCGGCGGCGTCAGAGCAAAAATAAAGGCTTCGTTGATTTGCTGGAACATGCCGTTGAATTTGCCGGACAAAGACATAGCGTCCTGCCCCTCGCCGGTACGCTCGCTCCAATCTTTCAGCGTCATAAAGCTCAGCGCCATATTCTGTCCCTGCCCCGAAAAGCTAAAGCCCAATACCGACACCATATTTTTCACCGCCGGTTCGCTTCTAATCATGCTCTCAGCTTTTTCCAACATGGCGCGCGCGCGTTCCTGCGTCGCCCCCGAAGGCAATTGATAGGTTGCCAAGACGTTGCCTTGGTCTTCGGTCGGCAGGAAAGAAGTCGGAATCATGCGAAAGAGGAACAAAGCTCCTGCGGTGAGTCCCACAAAGACCAGCATCATGAAATAACTGAGGCGAATCATCTTGCCCACGCTGGCCTGATAGGCGCGGGTAATCTTTTTAAACACGCGGTTAAACCAACCGAAAAAGCCTTTTTTCTCGTGATGGTCTTCGCGCGCCGGCTTGAGCAGGGTGGCGCAGAGCGCAGGGGTCAAAGACAATGCCATGAAAGCGGAGAAGCCGATCGATGCCGCCATGACCAAAGAGAACTGGCGGTAAATCGCGCCCTGCGCACCGGTCAAAAACGCCATCGGAATAAAGACCGAGACCAATACCAAGGTAATGCCGATAACTGCGCCGGTGATTTGCGTCATACCCTTATGC
Encoded proteins:
- a CDS encoding efflux RND transporter permease subunit, coding for MARFFIDRPIFAWVLAIFIMLAGLFSVTKLPIEQYPSVSAPTVNISFFYTGASAQTIQDSVISIIEEQMNGVEGLDYMVSQAYSSGAGSIALTFKSGTNEDLAQVDVQNKLSQVEARLPQSVRNTGITVETSGSSFLLFTMLFAEEGSNKDIKEISDYAVRTVKPDLQRTEGVGSVQVFGSEQAMRVWVDPQKLKNYGLSFADVSAAIASQNVQISAGSLGALPAVEGQQFTAAINVFGQLEDVDAFENIVVKYEGSGAAVRIKDVATVEIGNQSYSTVARLNGRPAVGIGVQLTSSGNAVAVAQEIRQKMETMAQYFPEGIAWDIPYDTSLFINLSLKKVFYTLLEAVGLVFVVMYLFLQNIRYTIIPTVVVPISLLGAVALMYPLGLSINVLTMFAMVLVIGIVVDDAIVVVENIERLMVEEGLTPYQAAHKGMTQITGAVIGITLVLVSVFIPMAFLTGAQGAIYRQFSLVMAASIGFSAFMALSLTPALCATLLKPAREDHHEKKGFFGWFNRVFKKITRAYQASVGKMIRLSYFMMLVFVGLTAGALFLFRMIPTSFLPTEDQGNVLATYQLPSGATQERARAMLEKAESMIRSEPAVKNMVSVLGFSFSGQGQNMALSFMTLKDWSERTGEGQDAMSLSGKFNGMFQQINEAFIFALTPPAIPSLGVSSGFSMYLQDRNNQGHAALLAARNQMLGMAVQSEVLTGVRPSGLADAPQLRIDIDRDAAFAQGVPLSAIASTLGNALGSNYVNDFPNQGRMQRVYVMAQAKSRMQPEDILALTVPSSTGKLVPLSSVASLHWITAAEQMTRYNGFSAMAIEGGAAPGKSTGEAMAEVLALAQKLPPGFAVEWTGQSLEEVRAGNSELFIYAFSALAVFLCLAALYESWSVPFAVLLVIPLGILGVAVGNYFRGYENDIYFKIGMITVMGLSAKNAILIIEFAKDLQLQGMTKVRAAMSAAALRFRPIIMTSFAFIAGVVPLYFASGASSASQRAIGTSVLWGMLIGTVLAVFLVPIYYVVVRKVFGGGHDVKDKYVKAALDVNKGQTA
- a CDS encoding mechanosensitive ion channel domain-containing protein produces the protein MLNPAWAQSAAADNKEALSVLANVLENPQQREELIKQLRAVAKEEIQTEDVAQTAENEPKSGKAEPTPSTDAEQSAEEQSSEAATAEAEALVKVTENTRAALSKAASLPSRIADYTGELAGQMGARVKRSWEGFRDIFSGRDYRLSNLDWSAFSAALRNVGIVIVSVLCIYHGLRNLTRGLRRKLNDWALRSEWSQLLVRKLLAIGAIILGDGLLLLITYAAGNAIALYAVGETGRLSIQAALFMNAFVIIELLKIGIRVIFTHRFAGLRLLSAENQTVRFWYHWIATLLNLLGYGYLVGIPLIEAHLSYNLAQLSSTIIAIAAFLYGVWVVISRRKSVRAELLKTSEQVEFPITAFLIRLLAYLWHWLAVAYFVMLLVVTLLRAEKSLPFVLQGTLKTLLIVGGCGLIANLMTIYMKRGIRLPQHIQRSLPGIERQINAFVPLILRIARTVVFAVAVLSVLGAWNLIAFDAWLASDAGRVFVDKWLGVVLILLFMLLLWIVCSAFIEHRLSPNTGRGAPSAREQTLLSLLRNALALFFFAISLMMVLSQIGINIGPLIAGAGVLGLAVGFGAQTLVKDVITGIFIQIENAMNAGDFIMVNNISGTAEKISIRSVSLRDSQGVYHLIPFSSVTTVSNYTRGYSFHVNDYGIAYNEDIDHACEVLKAAFDELAKGEHKRSILEPINILGVSELAESSVNIRVRIKTLPGEQWVIGRAYNRLVKLYFDKAGIEMPYPHQTIYWGEMKDGSAPPLHIVREQAQMRKSEAEIEAEQKRIETPENAEPPAVLKHQKAEDSIPDVDGKM
- a CDS encoding efflux transporter outer membrane subunit; this translates as MNSLLKTLPLAVFLSACSFIPAYEQPEVDLASAWMQLSIEEHGGENVQALGWREFFQDAQLQSLIETALAQNHDLRKAALNVQLAAEQYGIAEANRLPVVGISGNANRSRTGSGASPTGQEVYADSFRAGIGINSFELDFFGRVRALSEAALQQYSQTREARDAAQLSIIKAVAQAYYGARISKALMDLSEQVLAAREETAKLAKMQFDVGLITGVTLHSYENAIESARADYYGYQRNYQQALNALSLLVAQPLERLQLPAANDLSAQFAAVQMPAGIPSAVLQQRPDVRQAEFALKAANANIGAARAALFPVISLTGSAGYASAELNQLLQGPNSVWSIGPAISLPIFNRGQLNANVRISEISQQMAVESYQSAVKTAFQEVADTLVARESYAKQFAATQRAVKAQNEVLRLEKMRFEAGVTDGLTLIDAERTNFTAQQGLLAVQLSLLQNMVNLYTAMGGGLQEYGVQMPVAEGESAAPIIDPVQSLAPMEQSAIPVQTQQPSAAETAVPQGAVRIKL